A window from Bacteroidota bacterium encodes these proteins:
- a CDS encoding alpha-hydroxy-acid oxidizing protein yields the protein MKWQYNTAYPGIDDLIKKAKKQIPKFAFEYLDGGCNEDVNLHKNTADLRQVELQPYYLTKHTGSDMKTELFGHVYDAPFGIAPVGLQGLMWPNAPEILAKAAFTHNIPFILSTVTTSSIERVSELTEGRAWFQLYHPAENEIRDSIIKRAAAADCPVLVILCDVPTFGYRPRDIRNGLAMPPRMTLRNIIQIMGKPEWALRTLIHGQPAFANMKPYMPKGLNMKQLGAYMNKTFSGRLNEEKIAPIRDMWKGKLVLKGVASSEDAEMAMRLGLDGIIVSNHGGRQLDAGQSSIKSLAPIVDKYKGKMKIMIDSGLRSGPDVARAMASGADFTFMGRTFMYGVSALGNDGGNHTISILKTQLQQVMEQVCCSKTTEFYKHLI from the coding sequence ATGAAATGGCAGTATAATACAGCTTATCCCGGAATAGATGACTTGATTAAAAAAGCAAAGAAGCAAATTCCAAAATTTGCTTTTGAATACTTGGATGGCGGTTGCAATGAAGATGTAAACCTGCATAAAAACACAGCCGATTTAAGACAAGTAGAACTGCAGCCTTATTACCTGACTAAACATACAGGTTCAGATATGAAGACTGAATTGTTTGGACATGTCTATGATGCACCGTTTGGTATTGCGCCTGTTGGCTTGCAGGGTCTCATGTGGCCCAATGCCCCTGAAATTCTTGCGAAAGCTGCATTTACTCATAATATCCCTTTTATATTAAGCACTGTTACTACTTCGAGTATTGAAAGAGTAAGTGAATTGACTGAGGGCCGTGCATGGTTTCAGCTTTATCATCCTGCTGAAAATGAGATCAGGGATAGTATTATTAAAAGAGCTGCGGCTGCAGATTGTCCCGTTCTTGTTATTCTTTGTGATGTGCCAACTTTTGGTTACCGCCCCCGTGATATAAGAAATGGTTTGGCAATGCCACCAAGAATGACGCTGCGAAACATTATTCAAATAATGGGCAAACCTGAATGGGCTTTAAGAACATTGATCCACGGACAACCTGCCTTTGCAAATATGAAACCTTATATGCCAAAAGGCCTGAATATGAAACAGCTCGGCGCATATATGAATAAAACTTTTTCTGGCAGATTGAATGAAGAAAAGATCGCACCTATCCGGGATATGTGGAAGGGAAAGCTTGTTTTAAAGGGGGTTGCTTCATCTGAAGATGCAGAGATGGCGATGCGCCTGGGACTTGACGGAATTATTGTTTCCAATCATGGAGGCAGGCAACTTGACGCTGGTCAATCTTCCATCAAATCTTTAGCACCGATAGTAGACAAATACAAAGGGAAAATGAAGATCATGATTGATAGCGGCTTGCGTTCGGGACCAGATGTAGCGAGGGCAATGGCAAGCGGAGCCGATTTTACTTTTATGGGCCGCACATTCATGTACGGCGTTTCGGCGTTGGGAAATGATGGAGGAAACCATACCATTTCGATTTTAAAAACCCAGTTGCAACAAGTAATGGAGCAGGTATGTTGCTCAAAAACGACGGAGTTCTACAAGCATCTTATTTAG